One Chitinophaga parva DNA segment encodes these proteins:
- a CDS encoding aldehyde dehydrogenase family protein, with protein sequence MKQIDRIYINGQFVAPKGTATADIISPVDGTIASRLTYANEADAQDAIIAASRAQATYAQSTLPERAGYLQRIHDEIMLRMDALIEATIVEYGATRERAKWSNMLAATTFTGFIPVMEKYAFEKPVNESTVIMEPVGVSAIFTPWNSSSGSIAVKLAPALAAGCAVIIKPSEFSPWQAQLIMEAIHAAGLPAGVVNMVNGRGDVISKALMESNSVTKIAFTGSTTVGKMIAQQAVRTMKRLTLELSGKSANIILEDADLSKALPLALQAIFMNNGQACIAGSRLLVPAGKLDEVKVGLLEAYQTFKVGNPNDATVNIGPVASQQQFDRIQRYIQVALDEGATLIAGGLGHPEGLEQGFYVKPTIFMDVNNQMRIAREEVFGPVLTVIPYQNEDEAIAIANDTEYGLMTYFSTTDVDHAKQLARRVQSGRVLINTLKHDPLAPFGGFKHSGIGRENGDFGIEAFLEPKALIV encoded by the coding sequence ATGAAACAGATAGATCGTATTTACATCAACGGGCAGTTTGTAGCCCCGAAAGGAACAGCAACCGCAGACATTATCAGCCCGGTGGATGGCACCATTGCTTCCCGGCTCACGTATGCCAATGAAGCCGACGCGCAGGACGCCATTATCGCCGCCAGCCGTGCACAGGCCACTTATGCGCAATCCACGCTCCCGGAGCGCGCGGGCTACCTGCAACGCATACACGATGAGATCATGCTGCGCATGGATGCACTGATAGAAGCTACCATCGTGGAGTACGGCGCCACCCGCGAGCGCGCCAAATGGTCTAACATGCTGGCGGCTACTACTTTTACCGGCTTTATCCCGGTGATGGAAAAATATGCATTTGAAAAACCGGTCAATGAATCTACCGTGATCATGGAGCCGGTGGGCGTATCTGCCATTTTTACCCCGTGGAATTCCAGTTCCGGCTCCATCGCCGTAAAGCTGGCGCCCGCGCTGGCAGCTGGTTGCGCGGTGATCATCAAGCCCAGTGAATTCAGCCCCTGGCAGGCGCAGCTCATCATGGAAGCCATCCACGCAGCAGGATTGCCCGCCGGTGTGGTGAACATGGTGAATGGCCGCGGGGATGTGATCAGTAAAGCACTGATGGAAAGCAACAGCGTTACCAAGATCGCTTTCACCGGCTCCACCACGGTAGGTAAAATGATCGCACAGCAAGCTGTGCGTACGATGAAACGACTCACCCTGGAACTGAGTGGTAAATCTGCCAACATTATCCTGGAAGATGCGGATCTCTCCAAAGCCTTGCCCCTGGCCCTGCAGGCCATCTTCATGAACAACGGGCAGGCCTGCATTGCGGGTTCCCGCCTGCTGGTACCGGCCGGTAAACTGGACGAAGTGAAAGTGGGTTTACTGGAAGCCTATCAAACATTTAAAGTAGGCAACCCCAATGATGCCACGGTGAATATAGGCCCTGTAGCCAGCCAGCAACAATTTGACCGCATACAGCGGTACATCCAGGTTGCGCTGGATGAAGGCGCCACACTGATTGCCGGTGGCCTGGGCCACCCTGAAGGCCTGGAACAAGGGTTTTATGTGAAGCCCACGATCTTCATGGATGTAAATAACCAGATGCGCATCGCCCGCGAGGAAGTGTTCGGCCCCGTGCTCACAGTTATACCGTATCAAAATGAAGACGAAGCCATTGCCATTGCCAATGATACGGAGTATGGTCTTATGACCTACTTCAGCACCACCGATGTGGACCATGCTAAACAACTGGCCCGCCGCGTGCAGTCTGGCCGTGTGCTCATCAATACCCTGAAACATGATCCCCTGGCTCCTTTTGGTGGTTTCAAACATTCCGGCATAGGCCGCGAGAACGGAGACTTTGGCATAGAAGCCTTCCTGGAACCGAAGGCGTTGATTGTTTGA
- a CDS encoding rhodanese-like domain-containing protein, with amino-acid sequence MKYIISCLFLLAAFILPTHAQQKDPWTSAQLMEPGTLAARINAGQTKDLVVLCIGPGALVKGSVDIGPAHEAAGLQHLKAYLQQVDRSKTVVIYCGCCPFDKCPNIRPAFAELTAMGFKNARLLDLPRNLKADWLDKGYPKQ; translated from the coding sequence ATGAAGTACATAATATCCTGCCTGTTCCTGCTGGCCGCATTCATCCTCCCCACGCATGCGCAGCAAAAAGACCCGTGGACGAGCGCCCAGTTGATGGAACCGGGTACACTGGCCGCCAGGATCAATGCCGGCCAGACCAAAGACCTCGTGGTCCTCTGCATTGGCCCCGGTGCCCTGGTAAAGGGTTCTGTGGACATAGGCCCTGCCCACGAAGCGGCCGGCTTGCAGCACCTGAAAGCCTACCTGCAGCAGGTAGACCGTAGCAAGACCGTTGTGATCTACTGCGGCTGCTGCCCGTTTGACAAATGTCCTAACATCCGCCCGGCTTTTGCAGAACTGACGGCCATGGGTTTTAAGAATGCCCGCTTGCTGGATCTGCCCCGGAACCTGAAAGCGGATTGGCTGGATAAAGGGTATCCGAAACAATAA
- a CDS encoding ArsR/SmtB family transcription factor: MNKRDFKDKVYAELTRVTKALANPHRLEIIDLLAQGPFAVEVIAGYTGLSVANASQHLQTLKQANLVSMTRDGNFIRYRLAGENVFSAWSALRELGTACNAAVEKVVTDFRKGHGGLDAVDAMTLAKMLAKGQVILLDVRPEEEYDRGHIHRAISMPVAQLRKHLDALPKSKLIVAYCRGPFCVYADEAVALLKKKGYKATRLNEGFPDWALMGLPVEVPALS; encoded by the coding sequence ATGAATAAGCGAGATTTCAAGGATAAGGTGTATGCAGAGCTGACCAGGGTAACGAAGGCGCTGGCCAACCCCCACCGGCTGGAGATCATAGACCTGCTGGCACAGGGCCCGTTTGCAGTGGAAGTAATAGCCGGCTACACAGGATTGTCTGTAGCCAATGCCTCCCAGCACCTGCAAACGCTTAAACAGGCAAACCTGGTGAGCATGACACGGGACGGCAATTTTATACGGTACCGCCTGGCCGGGGAAAATGTGTTCAGCGCATGGTCCGCGCTGCGGGAACTGGGCACGGCCTGCAATGCTGCTGTGGAGAAAGTGGTCACTGACTTCCGGAAGGGCCATGGTGGCCTGGATGCGGTAGATGCCATGACCCTGGCTAAAATGCTGGCAAAAGGACAGGTGATCCTGCTGGATGTAAGACCGGAGGAAGAATATGACCGCGGGCATATTCATCGGGCTATTTCCATGCCAGTGGCGCAGCTCCGCAAACACCTCGATGCATTGCCGAAAAGCAAGCTGATAGTGGCCTATTGCCGTGGCCCTTTCTGCGTGTACGCGGATGAAGCGGTGGCATTATTGAAGAAGAAAGGATACAAAGCCACCAGGTTAAATGAAGGATTCCCGGACTGGGCCCTGATGGGATTACCGGTGGAGGTGCCGGCACTGTCCTGA
- a CDS encoding MFS transporter has translation MNSSIRLGLKENWRQFTLLVLVNMLVGGMVGLERTVVPLVGTSEFKIGADLVVFSFIIAFGVVKAFTNLISGVLADKYTRKRVLVLGWLVGLPVPFLLAWGPSWRWIIGANVLLGISQGLAWSMTVNMKVDLVGPRKRGLAMGLNEAAGYGAVGITALLTGYIAATHGLRPQPFYIGIVYAVAGLLLSVFVVRDTRPYAQLESAQTPVTTAGEPAHKPGLGWVFRETSLRNSNLFAVCQAGLINNLNDGMSWGVFPLLFISLGVGLEGVGWIKAIYPAVWGMGQVFTGPLADRIGRKPLIVWGMFVQAVGHVVIGAEVWSPLTSGIAGSVLLGAGTAMVYPALLAAVSDAAHPSWRASSLGVYRFWRDIGYAVGALMAGVVASRFGLIWAVHLAGLITFLSGVLVWVKMVPPLKKEAVHLNTV, from the coding sequence ATGAACAGCAGTATCAGGCTGGGATTAAAAGAGAATTGGCGGCAATTCACGCTGCTGGTGCTGGTGAATATGCTGGTAGGCGGTATGGTAGGCCTGGAGCGTACCGTGGTACCTCTGGTGGGCACATCGGAGTTTAAGATAGGTGCAGATCTTGTTGTGTTTTCCTTCATCATTGCCTTTGGTGTAGTGAAGGCATTTACCAATCTTATTTCCGGTGTGCTGGCAGATAAATATACCCGCAAACGCGTGCTGGTACTGGGCTGGCTGGTAGGCTTGCCCGTGCCGTTCCTGCTGGCCTGGGGCCCTTCGTGGCGCTGGATCATTGGGGCCAATGTGCTCCTTGGCATCAGCCAGGGACTGGCCTGGTCTATGACGGTGAATATGAAAGTAGACCTGGTAGGTCCCCGGAAGCGTGGGCTGGCCATGGGATTGAACGAGGCGGCAGGTTACGGTGCGGTAGGCATTACCGCGTTGCTGACCGGCTATATTGCAGCCACACACGGGTTAAGGCCCCAGCCGTTTTACATCGGTATTGTTTACGCCGTAGCAGGGCTGCTGTTGTCCGTTTTTGTGGTGAGAGATACCCGCCCCTACGCACAATTGGAATCCGCGCAAACGCCCGTCACTACCGCAGGAGAGCCGGCACATAAACCAGGGCTGGGCTGGGTGTTCCGGGAAACTTCGCTGCGCAACAGCAACCTGTTTGCCGTATGCCAGGCAGGCCTGATCAATAACCTCAATGATGGCATGTCCTGGGGCGTATTTCCCTTGTTATTTATTTCGCTGGGCGTGGGGCTGGAAGGAGTGGGATGGATCAAGGCCATTTATCCCGCTGTCTGGGGCATGGGGCAGGTCTTTACCGGGCCGCTGGCAGACCGCATCGGGCGCAAACCGCTCATTGTATGGGGCATGTTCGTGCAGGCCGTGGGGCATGTGGTGATAGGTGCAGAGGTATGGTCTCCGCTTACATCCGGCATTGCGGGCTCAGTGCTGCTGGGCGCTGGCACTGCTATGGTGTATCCCGCGCTGCTGGCCGCGGTGAGCGATGCAGCGCATCCTTCGTGGCGGGCTTCTTCACTGGGTGTGTACCGCTTCTGGCGGGATATCGGTTATGCCGTGGGTGCTTTGATGGCGGGCGTTGTAGCCAGCCGGTTCGGGTTGATCTGGGCCGTGCATCTTGCAGGGCTGATCACTTTTCTTTCCGGGGTACTGGTCTGGGTGAAAATGGTGCCGCCCCTTAAAAAAGAGGCGGTGCACTTAAATACGGTATAA
- a CDS encoding aldo/keto reductase, which translates to MEKRILGKSGLEVSALGLGCMGLSFGLGPTPDRQDAIKLLRAAYDAGVTFFDTAEAYGPGTNEELLGEALAPFRNQVVIATKFGFKNGIPAQGTDSRPENIRAVAEASLKRLKTDHIDLFYQHRVDPTVPIEEVAGTIGQLISEGKVKHWGMSEAGVTAIRKAHAVQPVAALQSEYSLWWREPEQQIIPTLEELGIGFVPFSPLGKGFLTGAISADTQFGANDFRNISPRFSEDNRRANQVVVDLLRDLAATRHATPAQIALAWLLAQKPWIVPIPGTSKLHRLEENNAAVNIELSAAELKTITEAADKLQIQGARYPESFQKMVDKA; encoded by the coding sequence ATGGAAAAAAGAATCTTAGGTAAAAGTGGCCTGGAAGTGTCCGCGCTCGGCCTGGGCTGTATGGGCCTTAGCTTTGGACTGGGGCCTACGCCGGACAGGCAGGATGCCATAAAATTACTCCGCGCAGCGTATGATGCAGGCGTTACTTTCTTTGACACGGCCGAAGCTTATGGCCCCGGCACCAACGAGGAGCTGCTGGGCGAGGCACTGGCCCCTTTCCGCAACCAAGTGGTCATTGCCACCAAGTTTGGCTTTAAGAACGGCATACCCGCGCAAGGCACAGACAGCCGCCCGGAAAACATCCGCGCCGTGGCAGAAGCATCACTGAAAAGACTGAAAACAGACCACATAGACCTCTTCTACCAGCACCGTGTAGATCCTACCGTGCCCATTGAAGAAGTGGCAGGCACCATCGGGCAGCTGATCAGCGAAGGCAAAGTAAAACACTGGGGCATGTCTGAAGCCGGCGTAACTGCCATCCGCAAAGCCCACGCGGTACAGCCCGTGGCCGCCTTGCAAAGCGAATACTCTTTGTGGTGGCGGGAACCGGAGCAGCAGATCATTCCCACGCTGGAAGAACTGGGCATTGGCTTTGTGCCATTCAGCCCGCTGGGCAAGGGTTTTCTCACCGGCGCTATCAGCGCGGATACGCAGTTTGGTGCAAATGATTTCCGGAATATTTCTCCCCGCTTTTCTGAAGACAACCGCAGGGCCAACCAGGTGGTGGTAGACCTGCTGCGGGACCTGGCCGCCACCAGGCATGCTACCCCGGCACAAATAGCGCTGGCATGGCTGCTGGCACAAAAGCCCTGGATCGTACCGATCCCCGGTACCAGCAAACTCCATCGCCTGGAGGAAAATAATGCAGCGGTGAACATTGAATTATCTGCCGCAGAACTAAAGACCATCACAGAAGCAGCCGATAAACTGCAGATCCAGGGTGCCCGTTACCCGGAAAGTTTCCAGAAAATGGTTGATAAGGCCTAA
- a CDS encoding helix-turn-helix domain-containing protein, whose amino-acid sequence MEEIVKIDSVDLYNKLRGVPTQHPLVSVIDLSKAQLMPARSFNFGLYAIFLKLLDCGELRYGRHHYDYQEGTLVFIGPGQVIGVKRKMEVVAPKGWVVVFHPELIKGTALGRHMQDYSFFSYDVNEALHLSEEEREIVLDCFRKIQYELQHSVDHHSKTLITSNIELFLNYCNRFYDRQFITRDNAHKGVLERFEALLLDYFSAGKPQQEGLPSVAWCARQLNLSANYFGDLVKKETGVSAQEYIQGKVIDMAKERVSDMEKSISEVAYDLGFKYPQHFTRLFKQKVGLAPNEYRKLYTA is encoded by the coding sequence ATGGAAGAGATTGTTAAAATAGACAGCGTAGACCTGTACAATAAATTGCGGGGCGTTCCCACCCAGCACCCGCTGGTGTCTGTAATAGACCTGTCTAAAGCACAGCTGATGCCGGCCAGGTCCTTCAATTTTGGCTTGTACGCTATTTTCCTGAAGTTACTGGACTGCGGCGAGTTGCGCTATGGGCGCCATCATTATGATTACCAGGAAGGCACGCTTGTTTTCATTGGCCCCGGCCAGGTGATCGGTGTAAAGAGAAAAATGGAGGTCGTTGCGCCTAAAGGCTGGGTAGTGGTCTTTCACCCCGAGTTAATAAAAGGCACGGCCCTGGGCCGTCACATGCAGGATTATTCTTTCTTTTCCTACGATGTGAATGAGGCCCTGCACCTCTCCGAAGAAGAACGGGAGATTGTACTGGACTGCTTCCGGAAGATCCAGTATGAACTGCAGCACAGCGTGGACCATCACAGTAAGACGCTGATCACTTCCAACATTGAACTGTTCCTCAATTATTGTAACCGCTTCTACGACCGCCAGTTCATTACGCGCGACAATGCACATAAAGGTGTGCTGGAAAGATTTGAAGCATTGCTGCTGGATTATTTCTCGGCCGGGAAACCGCAACAGGAAGGGCTGCCATCCGTGGCCTGGTGTGCACGGCAACTGAACTTGTCCGCCAATTATTTTGGCGACCTGGTGAAAAAGGAAACCGGCGTTTCCGCCCAGGAGTATATCCAGGGTAAGGTGATCGACATGGCAAAAGAGCGGGTGTCTGATATGGAGAAGTCCATCAGTGAGGTAGCGTACGATCTCGGTTTTAAATATCCCCAGCACTTCACGCGCCTGTTTAAACAGAAGGTAGGGCTGGCACCCAATGAATACCGGAAATTATACACTGCATAA
- a CDS encoding NHL repeat-containing protein, translated as MKQHSNKPTDTGSSRRQFIRNTSLTIGSLWLTNNLLGSSKEPVYGHNEVRYTLDTHWSKCTPQQYPVNDCHEMVQDKKGRILLLTNETKNNVLVYDTRGQVLDAWGHHFPGAHGLTLHDENGTEFLYITDTVKHQVYKTTMTGEILLTIDAPADAKLYEKPEKFVPTETTIASNGDIFIADGYGEQYILHYNSKGELLNYFGGRGDGDEHLDNAHGILLDPRRKDGSLLVTDRTRNCFKRFSREGKLLEIIRLPGACVCRPVVQGDYLYAAVLRSPDMNKEGSGFVTILDKHNKVISNIGGSEPKYVDGQLQPMSQTDKIFVHPHDVCVDRDHNLYVAQWASGKVYPYKLKRV; from the coding sequence ATGAAACAGCACAGCAACAAACCAACTGATACCGGCTCTTCCCGCCGCCAGTTTATCCGCAACACATCCCTCACCATTGGCAGCCTGTGGCTCACGAACAACCTGCTGGGCAGCAGCAAAGAACCAGTGTACGGCCACAACGAAGTGCGCTACACGCTGGACACGCATTGGAGCAAGTGCACGCCACAGCAATACCCGGTGAATGACTGCCATGAAATGGTGCAGGACAAAAAAGGGCGCATCCTCCTGCTCACCAACGAAACCAAGAACAATGTGCTGGTCTACGACACCAGGGGACAGGTCCTGGATGCATGGGGACACCACTTCCCCGGTGCGCACGGCCTCACCTTGCACGATGAGAATGGTACAGAATTTCTTTACATCACCGACACGGTAAAACACCAGGTGTATAAAACCACCATGACCGGGGAAATACTGCTCACCATAGATGCCCCGGCAGATGCGAAGCTGTATGAAAAACCGGAAAAATTTGTACCCACAGAAACCACCATCGCATCCAATGGCGACATCTTCATTGCCGATGGCTACGGGGAACAATACATCCTGCATTACAACAGCAAGGGGGAGTTACTTAACTATTTTGGCGGGCGCGGGGATGGTGACGAGCACCTGGACAATGCACACGGCATCCTGCTGGACCCGCGCCGGAAAGATGGCTCCCTGCTGGTTACAGACCGTACCCGCAACTGCTTTAAGCGTTTCTCCCGGGAGGGGAAGCTGCTGGAGATCATCCGCCTGCCCGGCGCCTGCGTATGCCGCCCGGTAGTGCAGGGCGATTACCTGTATGCGGCCGTACTTCGCTCACCGGACATGAATAAGGAAGGCAGCGGGTTTGTAACGATCCTGGACAAACACAATAAAGTGATCAGCAATATTGGTGGCAGTGAACCGAAATACGTGGACGGACAACTGCAACCCATGTCGCAGACGGACAAGATCTTTGTACACCCGCATGATGTGTGCGTGGACCGGGATCATAACCTGTACGTGGCGCAGTGGGCATCTGGGAAGGTGTATCCTTATAAACTGAAAAGAGTGTAA
- a CDS encoding sterol desaturase family protein, which yields MEIMHNLYDELIGFMGLRSLLDMYQTGNYKALLTLNGILGAVSPVLPFLLVIEIIRAIVYKRFKIEDYRMPFFIFIINRVIGRFLSIAAVAFCIGVFEKYALFKTTFTWYWLIYGYIIWEFGHFLYHFWGHRVRLFWCLHATHHTPQSMNLSVSYAHFFLEGAYADCIRTTVCMLAGVNPPLLFFIMFIDGTWGGFIHAGENVVKDGRLGFLNRWILTPSHHRVHHAKNPLYMDTNFCNLLNIWDRVFGTFQHEVPNLPIEYGVSRDVNNRNFLDVYFGEFYYLALDVWKAPGLWNKVRYIFMPPGWSHTGAHKTAVVVRRAYLESLKQEQPIAAPQTTLYETAQQQTN from the coding sequence ATGGAAATCATGCACAACCTATATGACGAGCTGATCGGCTTCATGGGGCTGCGTTCCCTGCTCGATATGTATCAAACAGGTAACTACAAAGCCTTGCTTACTTTAAACGGTATTTTGGGGGCTGTTTCGCCCGTACTGCCCTTTTTACTGGTCATTGAAATTATACGCGCCATTGTATACAAACGGTTCAAGATCGAAGATTACCGCATGCCCTTTTTTATCTTCATCATCAACCGTGTCATTGGCCGCTTTTTATCTATTGCGGCCGTGGCATTCTGCATCGGGGTGTTTGAAAAGTATGCACTGTTTAAAACCACCTTCACGTGGTACTGGCTCATTTACGGGTATATCATCTGGGAGTTTGGGCACTTCCTGTACCACTTCTGGGGGCACCGTGTACGCTTGTTCTGGTGCCTGCATGCCACGCACCACACACCGCAAAGCATGAACCTTTCTGTAAGCTATGCGCACTTCTTCCTGGAAGGTGCTTATGCAGACTGCATCCGTACCACGGTGTGCATGCTGGCTGGTGTAAACCCGCCATTGCTCTTTTTCATTATGTTCATTGATGGCACCTGGGGTGGCTTTATCCACGCAGGTGAAAACGTGGTCAAAGACGGGCGCCTTGGCTTCCTGAACCGGTGGATCTTAACGCCCTCCCACCACCGGGTGCATCACGCTAAAAACCCGCTCTACATGGATACCAACTTCTGTAACCTGCTCAATATATGGGACCGTGTGTTTGGTACTTTCCAGCATGAAGTACCCAACCTGCCCATTGAGTATGGCGTATCCAGGGATGTGAACAACCGCAACTTCTTGGACGTTTACTTCGGTGAATTTTATTACCTGGCGCTGGATGTATGGAAAGCACCCGGCCTGTGGAATAAGGTACGCTACATTTTTATGCCGCCCGGCTGGAGCCACACGGGCGCTCACAAAACAGCCGTTGTAGTAAGGCGGGCTTATCTCGAATCACTAAAGCAGGAGCAGCCTATCGCTGCACCACAAACCACGTTATATGAAACAGCACAGCAACAAACCAACTGA
- a CDS encoding sensor histidine kinase — protein sequence MKQRPHISRYWKCQLIGWSAAALYWGVTGWMGQGFRWSLAVSYFVSDVVLYILLTHAYRNLVLRLGWQRLPLPQLLWRIIPADLVLSLAYMVTTITKIYLLRMAITGFSQPFAVFFADNWLPVLVAGLRLMTIWVLAYHLYHYAQREIIIARENARLEVITKEAQLNNLSAQLNPHFFFNSLNNIKSLIIENPTAARRGVDLMAALLRSSLYNGDRQQVTLQAELDLVNDYLELEKMRLEERLRYHISVDDALLEQHLPRLSVQTLVENAIKHGVSVQKAGGDITVTVIRNNGMIEIKVQNPGQLDVARSNMGLGLKNLGERIRLQYPAHGVFEITAQEDGTVLATLLIPVT from the coding sequence ATGAAACAACGCCCGCATATATCCCGCTATTGGAAATGCCAGCTCATTGGCTGGTCTGCCGCTGCCTTGTATTGGGGCGTTACAGGATGGATGGGGCAAGGCTTCCGGTGGTCACTGGCGGTATCCTATTTTGTGTCGGACGTGGTGCTGTACATCCTGCTCACACATGCTTACCGCAACCTGGTGTTGCGCCTGGGATGGCAGCGGTTACCATTGCCGCAATTGTTGTGGCGCATCATTCCCGCTGACCTGGTATTGTCGCTGGCCTATATGGTCACCACTATCACGAAGATCTACCTGCTGCGGATGGCCATTACCGGGTTCTCACAGCCTTTCGCCGTGTTTTTTGCAGACAACTGGCTGCCTGTGCTGGTAGCGGGTTTGCGGCTTATGACCATTTGGGTACTGGCTTACCACCTCTATCATTATGCGCAGCGGGAGATCATCATTGCCCGGGAAAATGCACGGCTGGAAGTGATCACCAAAGAAGCCCAGCTCAATAATTTATCCGCCCAGCTGAACCCGCATTTCTTTTTTAATTCACTCAATAATATCAAGTCCCTGATCATTGAAAACCCCACTGCTGCCCGGCGGGGCGTGGACCTGATGGCAGCACTGCTGCGCTCATCGCTGTACAACGGTGACCGGCAGCAGGTAACGTTACAGGCGGAGCTGGACCTGGTAAATGACTACCTGGAACTGGAAAAAATGAGACTGGAAGAGCGCTTGCGGTACCATATTTCCGTGGATGATGCCTTGCTGGAGCAGCACCTGCCGCGACTGAGCGTCCAGACCCTGGTGGAGAATGCCATCAAGCATGGTGTATCTGTGCAGAAGGCTGGTGGTGATATAACGGTAACGGTTATACGTAATAACGGGATGATCGAGATAAAAGTACAAAACCCCGGGCAGCTGGATGTTGCCAGGTCTAACATGGGATTGGGCCTGAAGAACCTGGGCGAGCGTATACGGCTGCAATATCCTGCACACGGCGTGTTTGAGATAACCGCGCAGGAAGATGGAACTGTTTTGGCTACCTTGTTAATTCCTGTCACATGA